The following are encoded in a window of Arthrobacter sp. NicSoilB4 genomic DNA:
- a CDS encoding transglycosylase family protein produces the protein MKKSTYSTAARRGVTLAAASIAGVALSASAANAAVPATAPASAWDSLAQCESGGNWGINTGNGYAGGLQFSPGTWAAYGGSGSAASASREQQIAVAEKVQASQGWGAWPACAAKLGLSGGAIAPQSTPKSLAPAAVPAPAKAPAKAPVRTAAPKAAAPKVAATAPRHVAAVALSGQTYTIQSGDTLSKVAEQLNIAGGWQLLADANANTISDPDLVFPGQVLQLPA, from the coding sequence ATGAAAAAATCAACCTACAGCACTGCCGCGCGCCGCGGTGTCACTCTTGCGGCCGCCTCCATCGCCGGCGTCGCTTTGTCCGCCTCGGCCGCCAACGCAGCCGTCCCGGCAACAGCCCCCGCCTCCGCCTGGGATTCCCTGGCCCAGTGCGAAAGCGGTGGCAACTGGGGCATCAACACGGGCAATGGGTATGCGGGCGGGCTGCAGTTCAGCCCCGGCACCTGGGCCGCTTATGGCGGATCGGGGTCCGCGGCCAGCGCCAGCCGGGAACAGCAGATCGCCGTTGCCGAGAAGGTCCAGGCCAGCCAAGGCTGGGGAGCGTGGCCGGCCTGCGCCGCGAAACTGGGCCTGAGCGGCGGCGCAATCGCTCCGCAAAGCACGCCCAAGTCCCTAGCTCCCGCTGCCGTTCCGGCGCCGGCCAAGGCGCCGGCCAAGGCGCCGGTCCGGACCGCGGCTCCCAAGGCCGCCGCCCCCAAAGTTGCAGCCACGGCACCGCGCCACGTGGCGGCTGTCGCCCTGAGCGGCCAGACTTACACCATCCAGAGCGGCGACACCCTGAGCAAGGTCGCCGAGCAGCTCAACATCGCCGGCGGCTGGCAACTGCTGGCCGACGCCAACGCCAACACGATCAGCGATCCTGATCTGGTGTTCCCGGGCCAGGTGCTGCAGCTGCCGGCCTGA
- a CDS encoding DUF1622 domain-containing protein → MELPQIIEAAGRYMDVAGVAVMVIGAIVSIPLALRGFRPRKLPEGAEPLSVYRSYRQLLGRSILLGLELLVAADIIRTVAVAPTYESVGVLAIIVLIRTFLSFSLELEITGRWPWQKEPDGSPAAARVG, encoded by the coding sequence ATGGAACTTCCGCAGATCATCGAGGCCGCCGGCCGGTACATGGACGTCGCCGGCGTGGCCGTCATGGTGATTGGCGCCATCGTCTCCATCCCGCTGGCGCTGCGGGGATTCCGGCCGAGGAAGCTGCCAGAGGGGGCCGAGCCGCTCTCCGTCTACCGCTCCTACCGGCAACTGCTGGGCCGTTCGATCCTGCTCGGGCTGGAGCTTCTCGTGGCGGCCGACATCATCCGCACAGTCGCTGTCGCACCCACCTATGAAAGCGTGGGGGTGCTCGCCATCATTGTGCTGATCCGCACGTTCCTCAGCTTCTCCCTCGAACTCGAAATCACCGGCCGGTGGCCCTGGCAGAAGGAACCCGACGGGTCCCCGGCTGCCGCGCGGGTGGGCTGA
- a CDS encoding MSMEG_6728 family protein: protein MQTFLPFPDFQQSAAVLDRARLGKQRVEALQTLRALVIPEYGWQSHPAIRMWMGYVPALTLYGLAMVDEWTARGGEDTTREKIMEFAPQAAHPDYAAKIPMPPWLGAPEVHLSHRSRLIAKDPRFYTEVFPGTDPDLEYVWPEPKHELVPEDPSGDRMWVLRLPLGDTEPDKLDTVSLPPVGKAKAAPAGEEEYQFVYADSGSRRPKVRKLPPKQLVKKPTRKRQHQEDAFTTLPGNSTIAVPFDGGASFAVGKVLGRPITVEGRFARNFKVDEILSRSDFDYPALLQDPRVFFPIPAR, encoded by the coding sequence ATGCAGACTTTTCTCCCCTTCCCCGATTTCCAGCAGAGCGCCGCGGTTTTGGACCGCGCACGGCTCGGCAAGCAGCGCGTCGAAGCGCTGCAGACCCTGCGTGCGCTGGTGATCCCGGAGTACGGCTGGCAGTCGCACCCGGCCATCCGGATGTGGATGGGGTACGTTCCAGCACTGACTCTCTACGGCCTGGCCATGGTCGACGAGTGGACCGCCCGAGGCGGCGAGGACACCACCCGCGAGAAGATCATGGAGTTCGCGCCCCAGGCGGCCCACCCCGACTATGCCGCGAAGATCCCGATGCCGCCGTGGCTCGGCGCCCCCGAGGTGCACCTCAGCCACCGCTCGCGGCTGATCGCCAAGGACCCGCGGTTCTACACGGAAGTGTTCCCCGGTACCGATCCTGACCTGGAGTACGTCTGGCCCGAGCCCAAGCATGAGCTGGTGCCGGAGGATCCCTCCGGCGACCGCATGTGGGTCCTCCGCCTGCCGCTCGGGGACACGGAGCCGGACAAGCTGGACACCGTCAGCCTGCCGCCAGTGGGCAAGGCCAAAGCCGCCCCCGCGGGCGAAGAGGAATACCAGTTCGTGTACGCCGACTCCGGTTCACGCCGGCCCAAGGTGCGCAAACTCCCGCCGAAGCAGCTCGTCAAGAAGCCCACCCGCAAACGCCAGCACCAGGAAGATGCGTTCACCACGCTTCCGGGCAACTCAACGATTGCCGTCCCGTTCGACGGCGGCGCGTCCTTCGCCGTCGGCAAGGTCCTGGGCCGTCCGATCACCGTGGAGGGCCGCTTCGCACGGAACTTCAAGGTGGACGAGATCCTGAGCCGCTCGGACTTCGATTACCCGGCGCTGCTGCAGGATCCGCGCGTCTTCTTCCCGATCCCGGCGCGGTAG
- a CDS encoding HAD family phosphatase produces the protein MTDISRDPMWYLFDYGMVVSTAPQPHDWRALEHETGLDLQPKTSSYWTNRESFDAGSVSPDEYWTGVLGRAVAPEQVSQLEALDAAQWSHLNADTVSVLETLQEASANLALLSNMPAPMSHRYLAGSHWTGFFSKMYFSGQMGLVKPDVRIFEHVVADLNSPPEDIVFIDDNTLNIETAEKLGFQTVLHTQETDLREELLRRRT, from the coding sequence ATGACTGACATTTCCCGCGACCCGATGTGGTACCTCTTCGATTACGGAATGGTGGTTTCCACGGCGCCGCAGCCTCATGACTGGCGCGCCTTGGAGCACGAGACCGGCTTGGATCTCCAGCCGAAGACCAGTTCCTACTGGACCAACCGTGAGAGCTTTGATGCCGGAAGCGTAAGCCCGGATGAATACTGGACCGGCGTGCTCGGACGGGCAGTGGCCCCGGAACAGGTCAGCCAGCTGGAAGCCCTCGACGCGGCACAGTGGTCCCACCTGAATGCCGACACCGTATCGGTCCTGGAAACTTTGCAGGAAGCCAGCGCCAATCTGGCCCTCCTCTCCAACATGCCCGCCCCGATGTCGCACCGGTACCTGGCCGGTTCACATTGGACAGGCTTCTTCTCGAAAATGTATTTCAGCGGACAGATGGGCTTGGTCAAGCCCGACGTACGGATTTTTGAACACGTCGTGGCCGACCTAAATTCGCCGCCGGAGGACATCGTTTTCATCGATGACAACACGCTGAACATCGAAACGGCGGAAAAGCTGGGGTTTCAAACGGTGCTGCACACCCAAGAGACGGATCTTCGGGAAGAGCTTTTGAGGCGCCGTACCTAG
- a CDS encoding class I SAM-dependent methyltransferase, with product MTENHASDLYDAVNNWGPSDDFFLGFATTVPGARLLDLGCGTGGLTIAAAKAGCIVTGVDPDQPSLQAARAKPGAGSVAWIDGNSRAIPSTALFDVALMTSNVVQEILDDDELARSLADIAAHLVPGGRLAFDSRDPNARGWEAWTKERTHKIVHLPQGASQHWYQTTQVDERTGLVDFCAHEISPDGIERVECGPIRFRSEGQLRAMLDHAGLAVDDVFGGYHGEPVGRGIGTLTFTAHRP from the coding sequence ATGACGGAGAACCACGCATCAGACCTGTACGACGCGGTCAACAACTGGGGCCCCAGCGATGACTTTTTCCTGGGCTTCGCGACGACCGTTCCCGGCGCGCGCCTCCTTGACCTCGGCTGCGGGACCGGCGGACTAACAATCGCCGCCGCGAAAGCAGGGTGCATCGTTACCGGCGTTGACCCCGACCAGCCATCCCTCCAGGCAGCCCGCGCGAAGCCGGGTGCTGGCAGCGTCGCATGGATCGACGGCAACTCCCGTGCCATTCCGTCCACTGCGCTGTTCGACGTTGCCCTCATGACCTCCAACGTCGTTCAGGAGATTCTCGACGACGACGAGCTTGCCCGGTCACTCGCTGACATCGCCGCCCACCTTGTCCCGGGAGGTCGCCTGGCCTTCGATTCACGCGATCCCAACGCCCGCGGCTGGGAAGCCTGGACGAAGGAACGCACACACAAGATCGTCCATCTCCCGCAAGGCGCCAGCCAGCACTGGTACCAAACCACTCAGGTAGATGAACGGACCGGTTTGGTGGACTTTTGCGCGCACGAGATCAGTCCGGACGGGATCGAACGTGTCGAGTGCGGGCCTATCCGTTTCCGCTCAGAAGGACAGCTCCGCGCCATGCTGGACCACGCAGGACTCGCCGTCGATGACGTGTTCGGCGGGTATCACGGAGAACCGGTGGGACGCGGCATCGGCACCCTCACGTTCACCGCACACCGTCCGTAG
- a CDS encoding DUF4190 domain-containing protein encodes MSSTSVPARAKTGRLNKLAVAAIVFAAIAAAGLWVFGVAVLAVFAVGAGHVSLNQIQSRGERGRGLAIAALVVGYGIAALALFTTLSYIPGAIRQFTM; translated from the coding sequence ATGTCTTCAACTTCGGTGCCGGCTCGCGCGAAAACCGGTCGGCTGAACAAACTTGCTGTCGCAGCCATTGTCTTTGCGGCCATAGCGGCGGCAGGACTCTGGGTGTTCGGTGTGGCGGTCCTTGCCGTATTCGCCGTTGGCGCGGGACACGTTTCGCTGAATCAGATCCAATCGCGCGGTGAAAGAGGCCGTGGGCTGGCAATCGCTGCTTTGGTTGTTGGGTATGGCATCGCCGCCCTGGCGCTGTTCACCACCCTGTCGTATATTCCCGGCGCAATCCGACAGTTCACGATGTAA
- a CDS encoding alpha/beta hydrolase, with protein MKDATPEGPGPSSAPVPAEVAQLDSTGFSSAVLHWSGVATASALIVVPLWMLFGNSAVLGGHPALPILLSAAAALGFLWMFRLAKRLTLPETCGLNKPGTLLQRQQPQGRLSRWQLLRGVVARVVALGLVAGLAWLNPFTYQPGGTAGQAMETTGTTQTTTTEDATTITLAPEGKASAGLVFYPGARVDARAYQDILRPLANAGYLVVILKVPLGIALLNTGQARGAMDRHPDITSWAVGGHSLGGVSAAGFASSNADVAGLLLFASYPAESMTDSSHLSVLSISGSNDGLTTPDKIAASKPLLPPATVYATVEGGVHAFFGDYGDQPGDGEPGISRQQAQQQIAAESVRFMDGLASTG; from the coding sequence GTGAAGGATGCAACACCGGAGGGCCCTGGACCCTCAAGTGCTCCTGTCCCGGCGGAAGTGGCGCAGCTCGACTCCACGGGATTTAGTTCAGCAGTCCTGCACTGGAGCGGCGTCGCAACCGCGTCAGCGCTGATCGTGGTCCCACTCTGGATGTTGTTCGGCAACAGCGCAGTCCTCGGCGGTCACCCCGCGCTGCCCATCCTGCTCTCGGCCGCGGCCGCACTGGGCTTCCTCTGGATGTTCAGACTCGCCAAACGATTGACACTGCCCGAAACATGCGGCCTGAACAAACCCGGAACCCTGCTACAACGTCAACAGCCACAGGGTAGGCTGTCGCGCTGGCAGCTGCTCCGCGGCGTTGTGGCACGAGTTGTTGCCTTGGGCCTCGTCGCGGGGTTGGCGTGGCTCAACCCGTTTACGTACCAGCCCGGCGGTACTGCCGGCCAGGCCATGGAGACAACCGGGACCACGCAGACCACCACCACCGAAGACGCCACCACCATCACCCTCGCCCCGGAAGGGAAGGCCAGCGCGGGCCTCGTCTTCTACCCGGGGGCGCGGGTTGATGCGCGCGCCTACCAGGACATCCTGCGCCCGCTCGCGAACGCCGGCTATCTGGTCGTCATCTTGAAAGTACCTCTGGGCATCGCCCTGCTGAATACAGGCCAGGCCCGCGGAGCCATGGACCGGCATCCGGACATCACCTCGTGGGCAGTCGGTGGCCACTCGCTGGGTGGAGTGAGTGCAGCCGGCTTCGCGTCGTCGAACGCCGACGTCGCCGGACTCCTGTTGTTTGCCTCGTACCCCGCGGAGAGCATGACGGATTCCAGCCATCTTTCGGTGCTGTCCATTTCCGGCTCAAACGACGGCCTCACCACTCCGGACAAGATCGCGGCGTCAAAGCCCCTGCTCCCGCCGGCCACCGTCTACGCAACAGTGGAGGGCGGCGTGCACGCCTTCTTCGGTGACTACGGCGATCAACCCGGGGACGGCGAGCCGGGCATCTCCCGCCAGCAGGCGCAGCAGCAGATCGCCGCCGAGTCGGTCCGCTTCATGGACGGGCTCGCGTCAACCGGCTGA
- a CDS encoding AAA family ATPase — protein MADLILLNGPPGIGKSTLARMFVDRHPGTLNLDIDQVRCLIGGWQDDFRATGEIVRPVAVSMAAAHLAAGRDVIMPQFLDSDEEIAGFRAAAEDTGSGFHEIVIMDTKQRAVERFANRGAGQDVPWHEQIKAIVNLGGGPQLLESMYDGLVSGLRKRPSAILIHSTHGAIEETYASLITALAPARSPTGAFRHR, from the coding sequence ATGGCTGACCTGATTCTCTTAAACGGGCCGCCCGGCATCGGGAAATCGACTCTGGCCAGGATGTTCGTCGACCGCCACCCGGGTACGTTGAATTTGGACATCGATCAGGTCCGCTGCCTGATCGGCGGGTGGCAGGACGATTTCCGGGCCACAGGGGAAATAGTCCGCCCCGTGGCGGTGAGCATGGCTGCCGCTCACCTGGCCGCAGGGCGGGACGTCATCATGCCGCAGTTCCTGGACTCGGATGAAGAGATCGCAGGATTCCGCGCCGCCGCAGAGGATACCGGCAGCGGTTTTCACGAGATTGTCATCATGGATACGAAACAGCGCGCCGTGGAACGGTTCGCAAACCGAGGGGCAGGGCAGGACGTTCCCTGGCACGAACAGATCAAAGCAATCGTGAACCTGGGCGGCGGCCCGCAACTGCTGGAGTCCATGTACGACGGCTTGGTCAGCGGACTTCGGAAGCGACCATCCGCAATCCTCATCCACAGCACTCATGGAGCTATTGAGGAGACCTACGCGAGCTTGATCACCGCGCTTGCTCCGGCCCGCTCCCCGACCGGTGCTTTTCGTCACCGCTAG
- a CDS encoding SDR family oxidoreductase gives MTVLMAGCGDLGTEAGLRFAAAGHRVVGWRRSPGKLPAAIEGAAADLSSGELPAVPADTTAVVVAIAADSPTEAAYRAAYVDGLSNVLDAVLVSGAPVRRVLFVSSTAVYGDAGGDWIDERTTPEPGGFSGRIIREAEELLFSRLDGTGIVPVVLRLGGIYGPGRTRLIDQVRGGSAVIPVEPRFTNRIHRDDAAAAIVHLCTMGPVPAAVYLGVDNEPAELGEVLRFLAAELGLPQPPSGGVEKAGGEPSRGGNKRCSNALLRSTGFEFAYPSFREGYRDILAGVGVRYP, from the coding sequence ATGACTGTACTCATGGCCGGTTGCGGCGATCTGGGCACCGAGGCCGGGCTGCGTTTCGCCGCGGCCGGCCACAGAGTGGTGGGCTGGCGGCGTTCGCCCGGGAAACTGCCCGCCGCCATCGAAGGGGCCGCGGCGGACCTAAGTTCCGGCGAACTGCCGGCCGTCCCGGCGGACACCACCGCCGTCGTCGTCGCAATCGCGGCGGACTCCCCCACGGAGGCCGCCTACCGGGCGGCGTACGTGGACGGGCTGTCGAACGTCCTCGACGCCGTCCTGGTCTCGGGGGCGCCGGTCCGGCGCGTGCTCTTCGTTTCCTCGACTGCTGTCTACGGCGACGCCGGCGGGGATTGGATTGATGAACGCACGACGCCGGAACCCGGCGGGTTCTCCGGGCGCATCATCCGCGAGGCCGAGGAGCTCCTTTTCAGCCGGCTGGACGGCACGGGCATCGTGCCGGTGGTCCTGCGGCTCGGAGGCATCTACGGCCCGGGGCGGACCCGGCTCATTGACCAGGTGCGCGGCGGGTCGGCGGTGATTCCGGTGGAGCCACGCTTCACGAACCGCATCCATCGGGACGACGCCGCAGCAGCGATCGTCCACTTGTGCACCATGGGCCCTGTCCCGGCAGCGGTGTACCTGGGGGTGGACAACGAACCTGCCGAGCTGGGCGAGGTGCTGCGCTTTCTGGCCGCCGAGCTGGGACTCCCCCAGCCGCCGTCGGGCGGGGTTGAAAAAGCCGGCGGCGAACCGTCCCGCGGGGGCAATAAACGCTGCAGCAACGCGCTGCTGCGGAGCACCGGATTTGAGTTCGCCTATCCGAGCTTCCGGGAAGGCTACCGGGACATTCTGGCCGGCGTGGGCGTACGGTACCCGTAA
- a CDS encoding HNH endonuclease signature motif containing protein — protein MEAVRDFITVEDSGRGNAPARHAGAGRVEELHSADAPVSTDSLSGALALLRDAGSTAAGDSALMGFREAADFAGTVEEFSRIAEYLQLVAAGAVDRTRTQAAAAATRAGTGWTTGWRDDTSYGIPATPDDVFGAVGTASAAAAVAGSAADSGAAAVDDGYRNTTEFLRARLRISAAEARRRLSLAGSLLPRQGFTGEPLPAVHAELGAAVAAGEVPSRSATIITLALDRVRHVCDADAADRLEHALTRIAAENDPDVLSRVARNWIDALDQDGAEPSEELLRQLQGAFIRKPRHGLHHLEIFATAEQFEHLLTVMNTATKPRTSTSVQAGNPSGGTDTEPESPAAAGGAHDNAGVDVPLDLRSRPQKLLDGLVGASKVALAAGTLPAAGGLRPQVMVTIDYRDLLARLSSTDDEAARGATTAHTGNLLFTGPVTASTVRKIACDADIIPVLLGGDGRILDIGRASRVFPPHIRKALTARDQGCAFPGCTIPATWCEAHHITYWSRGGTTGTENGTLLCSHHHHLIHKEQWIIQLRSGIPWFIPPPHIDPHQKPRRNYYFHPTDLGTAA, from the coding sequence ATGGAAGCCGTCAGGGATTTCATTACCGTCGAGGACTCGGGCCGGGGCAACGCACCGGCCCGCCACGCCGGTGCGGGCCGCGTTGAGGAATTGCACTCCGCGGACGCTCCGGTCAGCACGGACAGTTTGAGCGGCGCCCTGGCGTTGTTGCGGGATGCGGGTTCGACGGCGGCCGGGGATTCGGCGTTGATGGGGTTCCGGGAGGCGGCGGATTTCGCCGGCACGGTCGAGGAGTTCTCACGTATCGCGGAGTACCTCCAGCTCGTGGCGGCCGGTGCCGTGGACCGGACCAGGACCCAGGCCGCTGCCGCGGCCACGAGAGCCGGCACGGGCTGGACCACGGGCTGGCGCGATGACACCAGCTACGGGATCCCCGCCACGCCGGATGATGTTTTCGGGGCTGTGGGCACGGCCTCCGCCGCGGCAGCCGTGGCGGGGTCCGCGGCGGATTCAGGTGCCGCGGCGGTGGATGACGGGTACCGGAACACCACGGAGTTCCTGCGGGCGCGGCTGCGGATCAGCGCCGCCGAGGCCCGCCGCCGACTTTCCCTCGCCGGGAGCCTCCTGCCGCGGCAGGGATTCACCGGGGAACCCCTGCCTGCCGTCCACGCCGAGCTCGGGGCCGCCGTCGCCGCCGGCGAGGTCCCGTCCCGGTCCGCGACCATCATCACCCTGGCCCTGGACCGCGTCCGGCACGTCTGCGACGCCGACGCCGCCGACCGGCTGGAGCACGCCCTGACCCGCATTGCTGCCGAGAACGACCCGGACGTCCTCTCCCGCGTGGCCCGGAACTGGATTGACGCGCTGGACCAGGACGGCGCCGAGCCCTCCGAGGAACTCCTGCGCCAGCTCCAGGGCGCCTTCATCCGCAAACCCCGCCACGGACTCCACCACCTGGAAATCTTCGCCACCGCCGAACAGTTCGAACACCTCCTCACCGTCATGAACACCGCCACCAAACCCCGCACCAGCACGTCAGTACAGGCAGGGAACCCCTCCGGCGGCACGGACACTGAACCGGAGAGTCCAGCAGCGGCCGGCGGTGCCCACGACAACGCCGGTGTGGACGTCCCACTGGACCTGCGTTCGCGCCCGCAGAAACTCCTCGACGGCCTCGTCGGCGCCAGCAAAGTCGCCCTCGCCGCCGGCACCCTGCCCGCAGCCGGAGGGCTCCGCCCGCAGGTCATGGTCACCATCGACTACCGCGACCTCCTTGCCCGGCTCTCCAGCACCGACGACGAAGCCGCCCGCGGCGCAACGACGGCGCACACCGGGAACCTGCTCTTCACCGGCCCCGTCACCGCCTCTACCGTCCGGAAGATCGCCTGCGATGCGGACATCATCCCCGTCCTCCTGGGCGGCGACGGCCGGATCCTGGACATCGGCCGAGCTTCCCGGGTCTTCCCGCCGCACATCCGCAAAGCCCTTACCGCCCGCGACCAAGGCTGCGCCTTCCCCGGCTGCACCATCCCCGCGACCTGGTGCGAAGCCCACCACATCACCTACTGGTCCCGCGGCGGAACCACCGGCACAGAGAACGGAACCCTGCTCTGTTCACACCACCACCACCTGATCCACAAAGAACAATGGATCATCCAGCTCCGCAGCGGCATCCCCTGGTTCATCCCGCCACCACACATCGACCCACACCAAAAACCCCGACGAAATTACTACTTCCACCCCACAGACCTTGGCACCGCAGCCTGA
- a CDS encoding MFS transporter, translated as MGVVDDGPAVMEPKLRRYPAFVRFWLASTVSDFGTYITTLALSVLILVTMNGTPLDQGLINAARWTPYLLFGLVAGVWIDRFPRRTVLIGGDLGRGLILAGVCVTAVMGTLSVPTLMVLMFTFGTLALTSDAAYQSFLPQLVPRSLLTQANARLQQSDTVAQTTGSAVAGGLVAVVTAPVALLVDAVSYFFSAAVLLSLERPSGQAPVRSKLRLHQKVAEGLRWVYGHPQLAPLAWSTHIWFIGSAILGTVLPTVILNDLHLGALGLGLVLGCSGIGAVVGTTLSTRLGHRRGTGNAMVAARLAQPFAVALVALAPLAAGGGHAGEVHDSPLQWPGELWAAFALAGLGQLLFGLAMGVEGPLEMGYQQAVTPDRLIARMSATRRSVNRGMIVIGAPLGGVIAIAAGTDMALWAAVAFLLLASLVLLFSRFRDARIEDQQLSDEEALIP; from the coding sequence ATGGGAGTCGTTGACGACGGGCCTGCGGTCATGGAGCCGAAGCTTCGCCGCTACCCAGCGTTCGTTCGGTTCTGGCTGGCCTCGACGGTGTCCGATTTCGGCACCTATATTACGACCCTGGCATTGTCTGTCCTGATTCTGGTGACGATGAACGGCACACCATTGGACCAGGGCCTCATCAACGCTGCCAGGTGGACTCCGTATCTACTGTTCGGGTTGGTCGCCGGCGTCTGGATTGACCGCTTTCCCCGACGCACGGTACTCATCGGCGGAGACCTGGGTCGGGGCCTGATCCTCGCTGGCGTATGCGTGACAGCAGTGATGGGGACCCTCTCAGTTCCGACGCTGATGGTCCTGATGTTCACCTTCGGAACCCTCGCGCTGACCAGTGACGCCGCGTATCAAAGCTTCCTCCCCCAATTGGTCCCCAGATCCCTGCTGACCCAGGCGAACGCCCGGCTACAGCAAAGCGATACCGTGGCCCAAACCACGGGAAGCGCCGTAGCCGGTGGTCTGGTGGCCGTGGTGACCGCCCCCGTGGCTCTTCTTGTGGATGCCGTCTCGTATTTCTTCTCGGCAGCCGTTCTCCTTAGCCTGGAACGGCCATCCGGTCAGGCGCCAGTTCGCAGCAAGTTAAGACTTCATCAGAAGGTCGCGGAGGGTCTCCGGTGGGTCTACGGCCATCCCCAACTGGCGCCTTTGGCCTGGAGTACCCACATCTGGTTCATCGGTTCCGCCATCCTCGGGACCGTCCTGCCGACTGTGATTCTGAATGACCTTCACCTGGGTGCCTTGGGGTTGGGTTTGGTGCTGGGGTGTTCCGGAATCGGCGCCGTCGTCGGCACCACACTGTCCACCCGGCTGGGGCACCGACGGGGTACGGGCAACGCCATGGTCGCGGCGCGACTGGCACAACCCTTTGCTGTTGCGTTGGTGGCGCTGGCGCCCCTCGCGGCCGGCGGGGGCCACGCTGGAGAGGTTCATGATTCTCCGCTGCAGTGGCCGGGCGAGTTGTGGGCTGCGTTTGCCCTGGCCGGTTTGGGCCAGCTGCTGTTCGGCTTGGCCATGGGAGTCGAAGGGCCACTGGAAATGGGCTACCAGCAGGCTGTAACGCCGGACCGGCTGATAGCCCGCATGAGTGCCACGAGGCGTTCGGTGAACCGGGGAATGATTGTGATCGGAGCTCCCTTGGGCGGTGTCATAGCCATCGCCGCGGGCACCGATATGGCGCTCTGGGCAGCCGTCGCCTTCCTCCTCCTGGCCTCTCTCGTGCTTCTGTTCTCGAGGTTCAGAGACGCGCGGATAGAGGATCAGCAACTTTCCGACGAAGAAGCACTTATTCCCTAG
- a CDS encoding DUF2071 domain-containing protein: MELDPWPIAPHLPTPIIMDQRWTDAVFLHWRIPDAVAASFMPPGVVPDNFDGSAWVGLIGFRMQGAGLGRGPGIPYFGSFNEINVRLYSREPDGTRGVVFLSLDASRLAVVLAARAAGIPYVWSRAGFRGAEGFGPEVRSAGYWVRRFRGGARTGFRVAPEPDVEATDPLSLHLTARFGLHTRFRGRTLYVPNTHSAWPLHRAQLISCEDQLVAAAGIDVEGPPDSVLFSPGVRTQFGRPRLLV, translated from the coding sequence ATGGAGCTCGACCCCTGGCCCATTGCCCCACACCTCCCGACGCCGATCATCATGGATCAACGGTGGACGGATGCGGTCTTCCTCCATTGGCGCATTCCTGACGCCGTGGCCGCCTCGTTTATGCCTCCCGGGGTGGTTCCGGACAACTTCGACGGGTCCGCCTGGGTGGGGCTGATCGGTTTCCGCATGCAGGGGGCTGGGCTGGGCCGTGGTCCCGGGATTCCTTACTTCGGGAGTTTCAACGAGATCAACGTGCGCCTCTACTCCCGGGAGCCGGACGGCACCAGGGGTGTAGTTTTCCTCAGCCTCGATGCATCGCGGCTGGCTGTGGTGCTCGCTGCGCGGGCTGCCGGGATACCCTACGTGTGGTCGCGGGCGGGCTTTCGGGGTGCGGAGGGTTTCGGTCCGGAGGTCCGGTCCGCCGGGTATTGGGTCCGGCGGTTCCGTGGCGGGGCGAGGACCGGTTTCAGGGTTGCCCCGGAGCCCGACGTCGAAGCAACCGATCCGTTGTCCCTCCACCTCACGGCCCGGTTCGGTCTGCACACCCGGTTCCGGGGCCGGACCCTGTATGTTCCCAACACCCACAGCGCGTGGCCGCTGCACCGGGCGCAGCTGATTTCTTGTGAGGACCAGCTGGTTGCAGCGGCCGGGATCGACGTCGAGGGACCGCCCGATTCTGTACTCTTCTCCCCCGGCGTCCGTACCCAGTTTGGCCGGCCACGGTTGCTCGTCTAG
- a CDS encoding PadR family transcriptional regulator, which produces MDYVDFDQELTRAALPQAVLAVLTHGDNHGYAIAEVLRQHGFSRIKGGTLYPLLKRLEDQGFVEHTWLHEQAGPGRKQFTLTGQGRNELERSAAAWQQMSQALTDIRTTRQEQP; this is translated from the coding sequence GTGGATTACGTCGACTTTGACCAGGAGCTGACCCGCGCAGCGCTGCCCCAGGCAGTGCTCGCGGTGCTCACCCACGGGGACAACCACGGCTACGCCATCGCCGAAGTCCTCCGCCAACACGGCTTCAGCCGCATCAAAGGCGGGACGCTCTACCCCCTCCTCAAGAGACTGGAAGACCAGGGCTTCGTTGAACACACGTGGCTGCACGAACAGGCAGGTCCTGGCCGCAAGCAGTTCACCCTCACCGGGCAAGGACGCAACGAGCTGGAGCGCTCGGCAGCAGCCTGGCAGCAAATGAGCCAGGCCCTCACCGACATCCGAACGACCCGACAGGAACAACCATGA